A region of the Candidatus Rokuibacteriota bacterium genome:
GCGGGGGAGATCTACTTCGGCGAGTACGGCGGCAACTACTGCTTCGGCTGCGAGCGCTTCTACACCGACAAGGAGATCGTCGAGGGCCAGTGCCCGGATCACCAGACCCCGCTCACCTTCATCAAGGAGCAGAACTACTTCTTCCGGATGTCCAAGTACCAGGCATGGCTGATCCGGCACCTCGAGGAGCATCCCGGCTTCATCCAGCCCGAGCGCTACCGCAACGAGGTGCTCGGCTTCCTGCGCGAGCCGCTCCAGGACCTCTCCATCAGCCGGCCGCGGTCGCGGCTCGAGTGGGGCATCCCGCTGCCCTTCGATGACCGGTACGTGACCTACGTGTGGTTCGACGCGCTGATCAACTACTGCTCGGCGCTGGGCTACCCGGACGGTGAGCACTACCGGGAGCTCTGGCCGCACTGCGAGCACCTGATCGGCAAGGACATCCTGAAGCCCCACGGCGTCTACTGGCCCACCATGCTCCGGGCCGCGGGAATCCCGCTCTACCAGCGACTGAACGTGCATGGCTACTGGTCGCTGGGCGGCGGGAAGATGTCCAAGTCCGTGGGGAACGTCGTGGAGGCCTTCGCGCTCACCGACAAGTACGGCCACGACGCCTTCCGCTACTTCCTCCTGCGGGAGATGAACTTCGGCCTGGATGCCTCCTTCAGCGAGGAGGCCCTGGTGGGACGGCTCAACGCCGATCTCGCCAACGACCTCGGCAACCTCGTGAGCCGCGCGACGACCCTCATCGTCAACTTCGGCGGTGGGGCGGTGCCCGCGCCGGGGCCGGAGGGCGCCGAGGAGGCCTCCCTGCGCGAGACGCTCGAGCGCGTGAGGCTGGAGGTGGACGCGGTCATGGAGGAGTTCGCCTTCCAGCGGGCGCTGTCCGCCATCTGGGAATTCGTCGGGCGCGTCAACCGCTACGTGGACACGGCGGCACCGTGGACGCTCGCGAAGGACGCGAGCCGGGCGGAGCGGCTGTCCACCGTGCTCTACACGCTGGGGGAGTCCCTCCGCTGCCTCGGGATCCTCCTGGACCCCTTCCTGCCCGGCGCAGCCGGGAAGATCCGCGCGGCGCTGGGCGCCCCCGCCCCCCGCCTGGACGATCTCCAGTGGGGGCGGCTCGCCGCTGGCACGCGGGTGCAGAAGGCGCCCGGCCTCTTCCCGCGCATCGTGCAGGCGAGCGATACGGGGGCCGTCGGGATCGCGGAGGCGGTCACCGTCGAGCGGTCGACGGCCAGGATCACCCTCGAGGACTTCAAGAAGGTGGACCTGCGGGTTGCGGAGGTGGTGGCGGCGGAGAAGGTCGCCAGGTCGAGGAAGCTCCTCAAGCTCACGGTGAAGCTGGGCGAGGAGACGCGGACGCTGGTGGCCGGCATCGCCGAGCACTACGCGCCGGAGAGTCTCGTCGGCCGCAAGGTCGTCGTCGTCGCCAACCTCGAGCCGGCGACGCTCATGGGGGTCGAGTCCAACGGCATGGTCCTCGCCGGCTCCACGGAGTCCACCGTGTCGCTGCTGATGCCGGACCAGGACCTGCCCCCGGGCGCCCGGATCAAGTAGCCCCACCTCCGCGTGTGCTCCGTGATCCCGTCGTGGCTCGGGCGCTGGGGCGCCTCCGTGGCCTCGCTCCTCCTGGGGCTCGCCACGCTCTTCGTCTTCCGGCGCGGCCTGCCGCACGTGGGCTGGATCGTCGGCTACCTGATCCTCCTCTGGCTGATCGTCGCCGTCGTGGCCGAGGTGCAGGCGCCCGTCGGGACGCGTGGCCGGCGCCTCGCGCTCCAGGCCGCCGAGTACACGATCCAGACCCTCTACCACAACCTGCTGCTCTTCGTCCTTC
Encoded here:
- the metG gene encoding methionine--tRNA ligase, coding for MTQRTFYLTTPIYYVNARPHLGHACTTIMADAMCRYRRLRGDRVYFLTGTDEHGDKIAQAASRAGMSPQAYADEISGAFRDTWQRLGITNDDFIRTTETRHRTVVQRILQTLYDAGEIYFGEYGGNYCFGCERFYTDKEIVEGQCPDHQTPLTFIKEQNYFFRMSKYQAWLIRHLEEHPGFIQPERYRNEVLGFLREPLQDLSISRPRSRLEWGIPLPFDDRYVTYVWFDALINYCSALGYPDGEHYRELWPHCEHLIGKDILKPHGVYWPTMLRAAGIPLYQRLNVHGYWSLGGGKMSKSVGNVVEAFALTDKYGHDAFRYFLLREMNFGLDASFSEEALVGRLNADLANDLGNLVSRATTLIVNFGGGAVPAPGPEGAEEASLRETLERVRLEVDAVMEEFAFQRALSAIWEFVGRVNRYVDTAAPWTLAKDASRAERLSTVLYTLGESLRCLGILLDPFLPGAAGKIRAALGAPAPRLDDLQWGRLAAGTRVQKAPGLFPRIVQASDTGAVGIAEAVTVERSTARITLEDFKKVDLRVAEVVAAEKVARSRKLLKLTVKLGEETRTLVAGIAEHYAPESLVGRKVVVVANLEPATLMGVESNGMVLAGSTESTVSLLMPDQDLPPGARIK